In a single window of the Zonotrichia albicollis isolate bZonAlb1 chromosome 23, bZonAlb1.hap1, whole genome shotgun sequence genome:
- the MAPT gene encoding microtubule-associated protein tau isoform X2, which produces MMEDHAPGQEKHFSSGYPLQIPVDDGSDEPVSETSDAKSTPTTEDATAPLVEEGDHEEQGGAEQHGEIPEGTTAEEAGVGATPNLEDHAAGDATQAPGEPSCAKLQPGPQERVGEAEKGASQPPEQGLGPQQPPLPREAKAPAAAPTRIEVTIPIPLDMYQGSGGSSAEPELGLAGAGGTGDLKDGPLCARATIKEGSGGRQRDEERDVDETPGQGLPSLVDQRVSPGPEKGSWPAAAQETHEESDEENKSKGVLRDTPGEALVGEAESHKAGEDQEEKRELLGGEGGADTPLPEPSGSAPQKEAEPREGEDSGPVLETAKLAAEAEDGVKDEGAALGEAVPASGARRSPRRKPAGIATDKGSRVPLLKGRVDKEGTEADEKKPKKSSPCPANPCGSTAPIQHAAPLKAAPCSPASASKAPNSPASASQRACPATPRPASTGMQESRAKGPEGRGGSKTGAARAGQAQRNSTNATRIPAKTPTAPKTPPSSGRKEQKKPPPAAAKTEKGEQPKSGDRSGYSSPGSPGTPGSRSRTPSLPTPPAREPKKVAVVRTPPKSPASAKTRVPPAAAPMPDLKNVKSKIGSTDNLKHQPGGGKVQIINKKLDFSSVQSKCGSKDNIKHIPGGGSVQIINKKLDFSSVQSRCGSKDNIKHIPGGGSVQIVYKPVDLSHVTSKCGSLGNIHHKPGGGQVEVKSEKLDFKDKVQSKIGSLDNISHVPGGGNKKIETHKLTFRENAKAKTDHGAEIVYKSPTISGDASPRRLSNVSSSGSINLVDSPQLATLADEVSASLAKQGL; this is translated from the exons ATGATGGAGGATCACGCACCTGGCCAGGAAAAACACTTCTCATCAG GCTATCCCCTTCAGATACCAGTCGATGATGGATCGGATGAGCCTGTTTCTGAAACTTCTGACGCTAAGAGCACCCCAACTACGGAAG ATGCCACAGCACCTTTAGTGGAGGAAGGAGACCACGAGGAGCAGGGTGGTGCGGAACAGCACGGGGAGATCCCAGAAGGAACCACAG ctgaggaggcGGGCGTGGGAGCCACTCCCAACCTGGAGGACCACGCTGCAGGAGATGCCACTCAAG CTCCGGGCGAGCCGAGCTGTGCcaagctccagcctggccctcaGGAGCGTGTGGGAGAGGCAGAGAAAGGTGCCAGCCAGcccccagagcaggggctgggcccTCAGCAGCCGCCCCTGCCCCGTGAAGCcaaggctccagcagcagctcccaccaggATCGAGGtcaccatccccatccccctggACATGTACCAAGGCTCTGGAGGCAGcagtgcagagccagagctgggcctggcaggagcaggaggcacaGGTGACCTCAAGGATGGACCTTTGTGTGCCAGAGCCACCATCAAGGAAGGTTCTGGTGGACGGCAGAGGGATGAGGAGCGGGATGTTGATGAAACTCCTGGGCAGGGTTTGCCTTCCCTCGTGGATCAGCGCGTTTCTCCGGGACCTGAAAAGGGCTCAtggccagcagctgcccaggagaCTCATGAAGAATCTGATGAAGAAAACAAGTCCAAAGGTGTCCTCAGAGACACCCCAGGAGAGGCACTTGTGGGCGAAGCTGAGTCACATAAAGCAGGAGAGGACCAAGAGGAGAAGCGAGAGCTGCTGGGGGGAGAAGGAGGTGCAGACACCCCCCTGCCAGAGCCTTCTGGAAGTGCCCCCCAAAAAGAggctgagcccagggagggagAAGACTCTGGGCCTGTGCTGGAAACGGCCAAACTCGCTGCTGAGGCAGAAGATGGTGTGAAGGATGAAGGTGCTGCCCTGGgagaggctgtgccagcctcGGGGGCCCGCCGGTCACCCCGGAGGAAGCCGGCTGGGATTGCCACGGACAAGGGCAGCCGTGTCCCTCTGCTCAAAG GTCGTGTTGACAAGGAAGGGACCGAAGCTGATGAAAAGAAACCCAAG AAATCCTCACCTTGCCCTGCCAACCCCTGTGGCTCCACTGCCCCCATCCAGCACGCAGCCCCTCTGAAAGCAgcaccctgcagccctgccagtgc ctCCAAAGCACCCAacagccctgccagtgcctCCCAACGAGCCTGTCCTGCCACCCCCCGGCCTGCCAGCACAGGAATGCAGGAAAGCAGAGCCAAG GGCCCGGAGGGGCGCGGTGGCTCCAAGACGGGCGCGGCGCGCGCGGGGCAGGCGCAGCGGAACTCCACCAACGCCACCCGCATCCCGGCCAAGACCCCCACGGCCCCcaagacccctcccagctccg GCAGAAAGGAGCAGAAAAAGccacctcctgcagcagcaaagaCTGAGAAAG GTGAGCAGCCCAAGTCCGGAGACAGAAGCGGTTACAGCAGCCCCGGCTCCCCCGGGACTCCGGGCAGCCGTTCCCGCACCCCCTCTCTGCCCACCCCACCAGCCAGGGAGCCCAAGAAGGTGGCAGTGGTCCGCACGCCCCCCAAGTCGCCGGCCTCGGCCAAGACCCGCGTCCCGCCTGCCGCCGCGCCCATGCCCGACCTGAAAAACGTCAAGTCCAAAATCGGCTCCACCGACAACCTGAAGCACCAGCCCGGAGGTGGCAAG GTGCAGATAATTAATAAGAAGCTGGACTTTAGCAGCGTTCAATCCAAGTGTGGCTCAAAGGATAATATCAAACACATCCCGGGCGGAGGCAGT GTGCAGATAATTAATAAGAAGCTGGACTTTAGCAGCGTTCAATCCAGGTGTGGCTCAAAGGATAATATCAAACACATCCCGGGCGGAGGCAGT GTGCAAATCGTTTACAAGCCAGTGGACCTGAGCCATGTGACATCCAAATGTGGTTCCCTGGGCAACATCCACCACAAACCAG GTGGTGGCCAGGTGGAGGTGAAATCTGAGAAACTGGACTTCAAAGATAAGGTGCAGTCGAAAATCGGGTCCCTAGATAACATCAGCCACGTCCCTGGAGGAGGCAATAAAAAG ATTGAGACTCACAAGCTGACCTTCCGCGAGAACGCCAAAGCCAAGACCGACCACGGCGCCGAAATCGTCTACAAGTCCCCGACCATCTCCGGAGACGCCTCCCCGCGCCGCCTTAGCAACGTCTCCTCCAGCGGCAGCATCAACCTGGTGGACTCCCCCCAGCTGGCCACGCTAGCCGACGAGGTGTCCGCCTCGCTGGCCAAGCAGGGCTTGTGA
- the MAPT gene encoding microtubule-associated protein tau isoform X11, which yields MMEDHAPGQEKHFSSGYPLQIPVDDGSDEPVSETSDAKSTPTTEDATAPLVEEGDHEEQGGAEQHGEIPEGTTAEEAGVGATPNLEDHAAGDATQAPGEPSCAKLQPGPQERVGEAEKGASQPPEQGLGPQQPPLPREAKAPAAAPTRIEVTIPIPLDMYQGSGGSSAEPELGLAGAGGTGDLKDGPLCARATIKEGSGGRQRDEERDVDETPGQGLPSLVDQRVSPGPEKGSWPAAAQETHEESDEENKSKGVLRDTPGEALVGEAESHKAGEDQEEKRELLGGEGGADTPLPEPSGSAPQKEAEPREGEDSGPVLETAKLAAEAEDGVKDEGAALGEAVPASGARRSPRRKPAGIATDKGSRVPLLKGRVDKEGTEADEKKPKKSSPCPANPCGSTAPIQHAAPLKAAPCSPASASKPPNSPASASKAPNSPASASQRACPATPRPASTGMQESRAKGPEGRGGSKTGAARAGQAQRNSTNATRIPAKTPTAPKTPPSSGEQPKSGDRSGYSSPGSPGTPGSRSRTPSLPTPPAREPKKVAVVRTPPKSPASAKTRVPPAAAPMPDLKNVKSKIGSTDNLKHQPGGGKVQIVYKPVDLSHVTSKCGSLGNIHHKPGGGQVEVKSEKLDFKDKVQSKIGSLDNISHVPGGGNKKIETHKLTFRENAKAKTDHGAEIVYKSPTISGDASPRRLSNVSSSGSINLVDSPQLATLADEVSASLAKQGL from the exons ATGATGGAGGATCACGCACCTGGCCAGGAAAAACACTTCTCATCAG GCTATCCCCTTCAGATACCAGTCGATGATGGATCGGATGAGCCTGTTTCTGAAACTTCTGACGCTAAGAGCACCCCAACTACGGAAG ATGCCACAGCACCTTTAGTGGAGGAAGGAGACCACGAGGAGCAGGGTGGTGCGGAACAGCACGGGGAGATCCCAGAAGGAACCACAG ctgaggaggcGGGCGTGGGAGCCACTCCCAACCTGGAGGACCACGCTGCAGGAGATGCCACTCAAG CTCCGGGCGAGCCGAGCTGTGCcaagctccagcctggccctcaGGAGCGTGTGGGAGAGGCAGAGAAAGGTGCCAGCCAGcccccagagcaggggctgggcccTCAGCAGCCGCCCCTGCCCCGTGAAGCcaaggctccagcagcagctcccaccaggATCGAGGtcaccatccccatccccctggACATGTACCAAGGCTCTGGAGGCAGcagtgcagagccagagctgggcctggcaggagcaggaggcacaGGTGACCTCAAGGATGGACCTTTGTGTGCCAGAGCCACCATCAAGGAAGGTTCTGGTGGACGGCAGAGGGATGAGGAGCGGGATGTTGATGAAACTCCTGGGCAGGGTTTGCCTTCCCTCGTGGATCAGCGCGTTTCTCCGGGACCTGAAAAGGGCTCAtggccagcagctgcccaggagaCTCATGAAGAATCTGATGAAGAAAACAAGTCCAAAGGTGTCCTCAGAGACACCCCAGGAGAGGCACTTGTGGGCGAAGCTGAGTCACATAAAGCAGGAGAGGACCAAGAGGAGAAGCGAGAGCTGCTGGGGGGAGAAGGAGGTGCAGACACCCCCCTGCCAGAGCCTTCTGGAAGTGCCCCCCAAAAAGAggctgagcccagggagggagAAGACTCTGGGCCTGTGCTGGAAACGGCCAAACTCGCTGCTGAGGCAGAAGATGGTGTGAAGGATGAAGGTGCTGCCCTGGgagaggctgtgccagcctcGGGGGCCCGCCGGTCACCCCGGAGGAAGCCGGCTGGGATTGCCACGGACAAGGGCAGCCGTGTCCCTCTGCTCAAAG GTCGTGTTGACAAGGAAGGGACCGAAGCTGATGAAAAGAAACCCAAG AAATCCTCACCTTGCCCTGCCAACCCCTGTGGCTCCACTGCCCCCATCCAGCACGCAGCCCCTCTGAAAGCAgcaccctgcagccctgccagtgccTCCAAACCACCCAacagccctgccagtgcctCCAAAGCACCCAacagccctgccagtgcctCCCAACGAGCCTGTCCTGCCACCCCCCGGCCTGCCAGCACAGGAATGCAGGAAAGCAGAGCCAAG GGCCCGGAGGGGCGCGGTGGCTCCAAGACGGGCGCGGCGCGCGCGGGGCAGGCGCAGCGGAACTCCACCAACGCCACCCGCATCCCGGCCAAGACCCCCACGGCCCCcaagacccctcccagctccg GTGAGCAGCCCAAGTCCGGAGACAGAAGCGGTTACAGCAGCCCCGGCTCCCCCGGGACTCCGGGCAGCCGTTCCCGCACCCCCTCTCTGCCCACCCCACCAGCCAGGGAGCCCAAGAAGGTGGCAGTGGTCCGCACGCCCCCCAAGTCGCCGGCCTCGGCCAAGACCCGCGTCCCGCCTGCCGCCGCGCCCATGCCCGACCTGAAAAACGTCAAGTCCAAAATCGGCTCCACCGACAACCTGAAGCACCAGCCCGGAGGTGGCAAG GTGCAAATCGTTTACAAGCCAGTGGACCTGAGCCATGTGACATCCAAATGTGGTTCCCTGGGCAACATCCACCACAAACCAG GTGGTGGCCAGGTGGAGGTGAAATCTGAGAAACTGGACTTCAAAGATAAGGTGCAGTCGAAAATCGGGTCCCTAGATAACATCAGCCACGTCCCTGGAGGAGGCAATAAAAAG ATTGAGACTCACAAGCTGACCTTCCGCGAGAACGCCAAAGCCAAGACCGACCACGGCGCCGAAATCGTCTACAAGTCCCCGACCATCTCCGGAGACGCCTCCCCGCGCCGCCTTAGCAACGTCTCCTCCAGCGGCAGCATCAACCTGGTGGACTCCCCCCAGCTGGCCACGCTAGCCGACGAGGTGTCCGCCTCGCTGGCCAAGCAGGGCTTGTGA
- the MAPT gene encoding microtubule-associated protein tau isoform X9, which produces MMEDHAPGQEKHFSSGYPLQIPVDDGSDEPVSETSDAKSTPTTEDATAPLVEEGDHEEQGGAEQHGEIPEGTTAEEAGVGATPNLEDHAAGDATQAPGEPSCAKLQPGPQERVGEAEKGASQPPEQGLGPQQPPLPREAKAPAAAPTRIEVTIPIPLDMYQGSGGSSAEPELGLAGAGGTGDLKDGPLCARATIKEGSGGRQRDEERDVDETPGQGLPSLVDQRVSPGPEKGSWPAAAQETHEESDEENKSKGVLRDTPGEALVGEAESHKAGEDQEEKRELLGGEGGADTPLPEPSGSAPQKEAEPREGEDSGPVLETAKLAAEAEDGVKDEGAALGEAVPASGARRSPRRKPAGIATDKGSRVPLLKGRVDKEGTEADEKKPKKSSPCPANPCGSTAPIQHAAPLKAAPCSPASASKPPNSPASASKAPNSPASASQRACPATPRPASTGMQESRAKGPEGRGGSKTGAARAGQAQRNSTNATRIPAKTPTAPKTPPSSGRKEQKKPPPAAAKTEKGEQPKSGDRSGYSSPGSPGTPGSRSRTPSLPTPPAREPKKVAVVRTPPKSPASAKTRVPPAAAPMPDLKNVKSKIGSTDNLKHQPGGGKVQIVYKPVDLSHVTSKCGSLGNIHHKPGGGQVEVKSEKLDFKDKVQSKIGSLDNISHVPGGGNKKIETHKLTFRENAKAKTDHGAEIVYKSPTISGDASPRRLSNVSSSGSINLVDSPQLATLADEVSASLAKQGL; this is translated from the exons ATGATGGAGGATCACGCACCTGGCCAGGAAAAACACTTCTCATCAG GCTATCCCCTTCAGATACCAGTCGATGATGGATCGGATGAGCCTGTTTCTGAAACTTCTGACGCTAAGAGCACCCCAACTACGGAAG ATGCCACAGCACCTTTAGTGGAGGAAGGAGACCACGAGGAGCAGGGTGGTGCGGAACAGCACGGGGAGATCCCAGAAGGAACCACAG ctgaggaggcGGGCGTGGGAGCCACTCCCAACCTGGAGGACCACGCTGCAGGAGATGCCACTCAAG CTCCGGGCGAGCCGAGCTGTGCcaagctccagcctggccctcaGGAGCGTGTGGGAGAGGCAGAGAAAGGTGCCAGCCAGcccccagagcaggggctgggcccTCAGCAGCCGCCCCTGCCCCGTGAAGCcaaggctccagcagcagctcccaccaggATCGAGGtcaccatccccatccccctggACATGTACCAAGGCTCTGGAGGCAGcagtgcagagccagagctgggcctggcaggagcaggaggcacaGGTGACCTCAAGGATGGACCTTTGTGTGCCAGAGCCACCATCAAGGAAGGTTCTGGTGGACGGCAGAGGGATGAGGAGCGGGATGTTGATGAAACTCCTGGGCAGGGTTTGCCTTCCCTCGTGGATCAGCGCGTTTCTCCGGGACCTGAAAAGGGCTCAtggccagcagctgcccaggagaCTCATGAAGAATCTGATGAAGAAAACAAGTCCAAAGGTGTCCTCAGAGACACCCCAGGAGAGGCACTTGTGGGCGAAGCTGAGTCACATAAAGCAGGAGAGGACCAAGAGGAGAAGCGAGAGCTGCTGGGGGGAGAAGGAGGTGCAGACACCCCCCTGCCAGAGCCTTCTGGAAGTGCCCCCCAAAAAGAggctgagcccagggagggagAAGACTCTGGGCCTGTGCTGGAAACGGCCAAACTCGCTGCTGAGGCAGAAGATGGTGTGAAGGATGAAGGTGCTGCCCTGGgagaggctgtgccagcctcGGGGGCCCGCCGGTCACCCCGGAGGAAGCCGGCTGGGATTGCCACGGACAAGGGCAGCCGTGTCCCTCTGCTCAAAG GTCGTGTTGACAAGGAAGGGACCGAAGCTGATGAAAAGAAACCCAAG AAATCCTCACCTTGCCCTGCCAACCCCTGTGGCTCCACTGCCCCCATCCAGCACGCAGCCCCTCTGAAAGCAgcaccctgcagccctgccagtgccTCCAAACCACCCAacagccctgccagtgcctCCAAAGCACCCAacagccctgccagtgcctCCCAACGAGCCTGTCCTGCCACCCCCCGGCCTGCCAGCACAGGAATGCAGGAAAGCAGAGCCAAG GGCCCGGAGGGGCGCGGTGGCTCCAAGACGGGCGCGGCGCGCGCGGGGCAGGCGCAGCGGAACTCCACCAACGCCACCCGCATCCCGGCCAAGACCCCCACGGCCCCcaagacccctcccagctccg GCAGAAAGGAGCAGAAAAAGccacctcctgcagcagcaaagaCTGAGAAAG GTGAGCAGCCCAAGTCCGGAGACAGAAGCGGTTACAGCAGCCCCGGCTCCCCCGGGACTCCGGGCAGCCGTTCCCGCACCCCCTCTCTGCCCACCCCACCAGCCAGGGAGCCCAAGAAGGTGGCAGTGGTCCGCACGCCCCCCAAGTCGCCGGCCTCGGCCAAGACCCGCGTCCCGCCTGCCGCCGCGCCCATGCCCGACCTGAAAAACGTCAAGTCCAAAATCGGCTCCACCGACAACCTGAAGCACCAGCCCGGAGGTGGCAAG GTGCAAATCGTTTACAAGCCAGTGGACCTGAGCCATGTGACATCCAAATGTGGTTCCCTGGGCAACATCCACCACAAACCAG GTGGTGGCCAGGTGGAGGTGAAATCTGAGAAACTGGACTTCAAAGATAAGGTGCAGTCGAAAATCGGGTCCCTAGATAACATCAGCCACGTCCCTGGAGGAGGCAATAAAAAG ATTGAGACTCACAAGCTGACCTTCCGCGAGAACGCCAAAGCCAAGACCGACCACGGCGCCGAAATCGTCTACAAGTCCCCGACCATCTCCGGAGACGCCTCCCCGCGCCGCCTTAGCAACGTCTCCTCCAGCGGCAGCATCAACCTGGTGGACTCCCCCCAGCTGGCCACGCTAGCCGACGAGGTGTCCGCCTCGCTGGCCAAGCAGGGCTTGTGA
- the MAPT gene encoding microtubule-associated protein tau isoform X3 yields the protein MMEDHAPGQEKHFSSGYPLQIPVDDGSDEPVSETSDAKSTPTTEDATAPLVEEGDHEEQGGAEQHGEIPEGTTAEEAGVGATPNLEDHAAGDATQAPGEPSCAKLQPGPQERVGEAEKGASQPPEQGLGPQQPPLPREAKAPAAAPTRIEVTIPIPLDMYQGSGGSSAEPELGLAGAGGTGDLKDGPLCARATIKEGSGGRQRDEERDVDETPGQGLPSLVDQRVSPGPEKGSWPAAAQETHEESDEENKSKGVLRDTPGEALVGEAESHKAGEDQEEKRELLGGEGGADTPLPEPSGSAPQKEAEPREGEDSGPVLETAKLAAEAEDGVKDEGAALGEAVPASGARRSPRRKPAGIATDKGSRVPLLKGRVDKEGTEADEKKPKKSSPCPANPCGSTAPIQHAAPLKAAPCSPASASKPPNSPASASKAPNSPASASQRACPATPRPASTGMQESRAKGPEGRGGSKTGAARAGQAQRNSTNATRIPAKTPTAPKTPPSSGEQPKSGDRSGYSSPGSPGTPGSRSRTPSLPTPPAREPKKVAVVRTPPKSPASAKTRVPPAAAPMPDLKNVKSKIGSTDNLKHQPGGGKVQIINKKLDFSSVQSKCGSKDNIKHIPGGGSVQIINKKLDFSSVQSRCGSKDNIKHIPGGGSVQIVYKPVDLSHVTSKCGSLGNIHHKPGGGQVEVKSEKLDFKDKVQSKIGSLDNISHVPGGGNKKIETHKLTFRENAKAKTDHGAEIVYKSPTISGDASPRRLSNVSSSGSINLVDSPQLATLADEVSASLAKQGL from the exons ATGATGGAGGATCACGCACCTGGCCAGGAAAAACACTTCTCATCAG GCTATCCCCTTCAGATACCAGTCGATGATGGATCGGATGAGCCTGTTTCTGAAACTTCTGACGCTAAGAGCACCCCAACTACGGAAG ATGCCACAGCACCTTTAGTGGAGGAAGGAGACCACGAGGAGCAGGGTGGTGCGGAACAGCACGGGGAGATCCCAGAAGGAACCACAG ctgaggaggcGGGCGTGGGAGCCACTCCCAACCTGGAGGACCACGCTGCAGGAGATGCCACTCAAG CTCCGGGCGAGCCGAGCTGTGCcaagctccagcctggccctcaGGAGCGTGTGGGAGAGGCAGAGAAAGGTGCCAGCCAGcccccagagcaggggctgggcccTCAGCAGCCGCCCCTGCCCCGTGAAGCcaaggctccagcagcagctcccaccaggATCGAGGtcaccatccccatccccctggACATGTACCAAGGCTCTGGAGGCAGcagtgcagagccagagctgggcctggcaggagcaggaggcacaGGTGACCTCAAGGATGGACCTTTGTGTGCCAGAGCCACCATCAAGGAAGGTTCTGGTGGACGGCAGAGGGATGAGGAGCGGGATGTTGATGAAACTCCTGGGCAGGGTTTGCCTTCCCTCGTGGATCAGCGCGTTTCTCCGGGACCTGAAAAGGGCTCAtggccagcagctgcccaggagaCTCATGAAGAATCTGATGAAGAAAACAAGTCCAAAGGTGTCCTCAGAGACACCCCAGGAGAGGCACTTGTGGGCGAAGCTGAGTCACATAAAGCAGGAGAGGACCAAGAGGAGAAGCGAGAGCTGCTGGGGGGAGAAGGAGGTGCAGACACCCCCCTGCCAGAGCCTTCTGGAAGTGCCCCCCAAAAAGAggctgagcccagggagggagAAGACTCTGGGCCTGTGCTGGAAACGGCCAAACTCGCTGCTGAGGCAGAAGATGGTGTGAAGGATGAAGGTGCTGCCCTGGgagaggctgtgccagcctcGGGGGCCCGCCGGTCACCCCGGAGGAAGCCGGCTGGGATTGCCACGGACAAGGGCAGCCGTGTCCCTCTGCTCAAAG GTCGTGTTGACAAGGAAGGGACCGAAGCTGATGAAAAGAAACCCAAG AAATCCTCACCTTGCCCTGCCAACCCCTGTGGCTCCACTGCCCCCATCCAGCACGCAGCCCCTCTGAAAGCAgcaccctgcagccctgccagtgccTCCAAACCACCCAacagccctgccagtgcctCCAAAGCACCCAacagccctgccagtgcctCCCAACGAGCCTGTCCTGCCACCCCCCGGCCTGCCAGCACAGGAATGCAGGAAAGCAGAGCCAAG GGCCCGGAGGGGCGCGGTGGCTCCAAGACGGGCGCGGCGCGCGCGGGGCAGGCGCAGCGGAACTCCACCAACGCCACCCGCATCCCGGCCAAGACCCCCACGGCCCCcaagacccctcccagctccg GTGAGCAGCCCAAGTCCGGAGACAGAAGCGGTTACAGCAGCCCCGGCTCCCCCGGGACTCCGGGCAGCCGTTCCCGCACCCCCTCTCTGCCCACCCCACCAGCCAGGGAGCCCAAGAAGGTGGCAGTGGTCCGCACGCCCCCCAAGTCGCCGGCCTCGGCCAAGACCCGCGTCCCGCCTGCCGCCGCGCCCATGCCCGACCTGAAAAACGTCAAGTCCAAAATCGGCTCCACCGACAACCTGAAGCACCAGCCCGGAGGTGGCAAG GTGCAGATAATTAATAAGAAGCTGGACTTTAGCAGCGTTCAATCCAAGTGTGGCTCAAAGGATAATATCAAACACATCCCGGGCGGAGGCAGT GTGCAGATAATTAATAAGAAGCTGGACTTTAGCAGCGTTCAATCCAGGTGTGGCTCAAAGGATAATATCAAACACATCCCGGGCGGAGGCAGT GTGCAAATCGTTTACAAGCCAGTGGACCTGAGCCATGTGACATCCAAATGTGGTTCCCTGGGCAACATCCACCACAAACCAG GTGGTGGCCAGGTGGAGGTGAAATCTGAGAAACTGGACTTCAAAGATAAGGTGCAGTCGAAAATCGGGTCCCTAGATAACATCAGCCACGTCCCTGGAGGAGGCAATAAAAAG ATTGAGACTCACAAGCTGACCTTCCGCGAGAACGCCAAAGCCAAGACCGACCACGGCGCCGAAATCGTCTACAAGTCCCCGACCATCTCCGGAGACGCCTCCCCGCGCCGCCTTAGCAACGTCTCCTCCAGCGGCAGCATCAACCTGGTGGACTCCCCCCAGCTGGCCACGCTAGCCGACGAGGTGTCCGCCTCGCTGGCCAAGCAGGGCTTGTGA